In a genomic window of Pangasianodon hypophthalmus isolate fPanHyp1 chromosome 1, fPanHyp1.pri, whole genome shotgun sequence:
- the phactr4b gene encoding phosphatase and actin regulator 4B isoform X3, whose translation MENRDDESSHQHNSTGSEGGDSTPPPKRKGKLSTLGKIFKPWKWRKKKSSEKFKETSEVLERKMSMRRPREELIEQGVLKELPENEADEAHGSKPLYVKNGHTLPVGGTSGSGSRGIEPVRPTADLQFRVNPERRGRDPCDADRRAMTSQDEGWRGGRAAVDEWKPSVGWQGEEIKHGGRIHTDAERKPGLIKAPSEDGRRTRPEADWKPSLPRHSSAEEGRGRRESDSSHYVPDPEALRDTLREPLPPKQSIMAPKWLMSSTAEPGTEALPHTPVHSPATSFSSSSVSSNSPSSSVSSAATKTLRTASSAGASVPLASSSTQSSTQGPVPSQPARQPPLPPPKPVNRTTNAAMLASTLQGGDPFPLYWSCWKREADYDVYLSLPVYLCRRAGGGRTAELTQVVGSVNPAPAKPSPPMPPKRTTPVTKRHTENSALPISSLPSILSLEDRANIPGGFPLPPPPPSPPLPTHIPPSPPRGHPHQLLHQHSYPHPLPDPLPVHFDPPSPQEELPTRQAPVPLHIMIQRALISPGAALPHLDASHRAHSLLFETPPEYQGSRPLPVTIQPLKMAEDDYSDEEEEEEEEEEDEEEEEEEEEDEDEPPPEHLPPPQTQPELEPRSRRCLVGDVNIRIMPEGSDSSEEEEREEDQQADESDSDGPVLYKEEESDEEEDSPPSSLASRVKRKDTLALKLSSRPSAPDRQAPERPTRMEYTGLSWQSKEQWEAIRTQIGTALTRRLSQRPTAEELEQRNILQPKNEADRQAEVREIKRRLTRKLSQRPTVAELQARKILRFHEYVEVTHAQDYDRRADKPWTKLTPADKAAIRKELNEFKSSEMEVHEESRIYTRFHRP comes from the exons ATGATGAAAGCAGCCACCAGCACAACAGCACAGGGAGTGAAGGGGGCGATAGCACTCCTCCCCCCAAGCGCAAGGGCAAGTTATCTACGCTGGGCAAGATCTTCAAACCGTGGAaatggaggaagaagaaaagcagtGAGAAGTTTAAGGAAACTTCAGAAG TTTTGGAAAGAAAGATGTCGATGAGAAGACCACGGGAGGAACTGATAGAGCAGGGAGTTCTGAAGGAGCTTCCTGAGAATG AGGCAGACGAGGCACATGGGTCCAAGCCCCTGTATGTGAAGAATGGCCACACGCTGCCTGTAGGGGGCACCAGTGGAAGTGGAAGTCGGGGTATTGAGCCTGTTCGGCCTACAGCTGATTTGCAATTTAGGGTCAATCCGGAGCGCAGGGGTCGTGACCCCTGTGATGCAGATCGACGGGCAATGACTAGCCAGGATGAGGGTTGGAGAGGCGGACGGGCTGCGGTAGATGAGTGGAAGCCGAGTGTGGGCTGGCAGGGAGAGGAAATAAAGCATGGAGGCAGAATCCACACAGACGCAGAGAGAAAGCCCGGTCTGATCAAAGCCCCATCAGAGGACGGCAGAAGAACTCGTCCTGAGGCCGACTGGAAGCCCAGCCTCCCCCGCCACTCATCCGCTGAAGAGGGCAGAGGAAGAAGAG AATCGGACAGCAGTCACTATGTTCCCGACCCCGAGGCTCTGAGGGACACCCTGCGAGAACCGCTGCCCCCGAAGCAGTCCATCATGGCCCCCAAATGGCTGATGAGCTCCACCGCAGAGCCTGGCACTGAAGCCTTGCCCCACACACCCGTCCACAGCCCTGCAACCtcattctcctcctcctctgtctcCTCCAACTCTCCGTCGTCCTCCGTCTCCAGCGCAGCCACAAAGACCCTGCGGACTGCCTCATCTGCTGGGGCCAGCGTGCCCCTGGCATCCTCCTCCACCCAGTCCTCCACCCAAGGACCAGTGCCATCACAGCCTGCGAGGCAGCCCCCTCTCCCTCCACCCAAACCAGTCAACCGCACCACCAACGCTGCCATGCTGG CTTCCACCCTTCAAGGGGGTGACCCCTTTCCCCTCTACTGGTCCTGCTGGAAGCGTGAGGCTGACTATGATGTCTACCTGTCCCTGCCCGTGTACTTATGCCGTCGGGCAGGAGGTGGGCGCACAG CTGAACTCACACAGGTTGTAGGAAGTGTCAACCCAGCTCCAGCTAAGCCGTCGCCGCCTATGCCCCCCAAGAGAACCACGCCGGTCACAAAGCGCCACACTGAGAACTCCGCCCTTCCCATCTCCTCCCTGCCCTCTATACTCTCTCTTGAGGACAGGGCAAACATCCCAGGAGGGTTCCCACTGCCCCCGCCTCCACCGTCCCCACCTCTCCCCACACACATCCCACCCTCCCCTCCTCGAGGACACCCCCACCAGCTCCTCCACCAACACTCCTACCCTCATCCTCTCCCCGATCCACTGCCTGTCCATTTTGACCCTCCTAGTCCGCAGGAAGAGCTGCCTACACGTCAAGCCCCAGTGCCCCTGCACATCATGATCCAGCGGGCACTGATCAGCCCCGGAGCTGCCCTCCCTCACCTGGACGCCTCCCACCGTGCCCACTCACTGCTGTTCGAAACCCCTCCAGAATACCAAGGATCTCGCCCGCTGCCGGTCACCATCCAgcctttaaaaat GGCTGAAGATGACTACTctgatgaagaagaggaggaggaagaagaggaagaagatgaagaagaggaggaggaggaggaggaggatgaagatgagccacctcctgaacacctccctcccCCTCAAACTCAGCCAGAGCTGGAGCCTCGCAGCCGCAGGTGCCTAGTGGGTGATGTGAACATCCGAATCATGCCAGAGGGATCAGACAGCagtgaggaagaggaaagagaggaagatCAGCAGGCTGATGAGAGTGATTCAGACGGCCCTGTGCTTTACAAAGAGGAGGAATCAGATGAAGAGGAAGACAGCCCACCTA GTAGTCTGGCCAGCAGGGTGAAGAGGAAGGACACTTTGGCTCTGAAGCTGAGCAGTCGGCCCTCAGCCCCAGACAGACAGGCTCCTGAGAGGCCGACCAGAATGGAGTACACAGGTCTGTCATGGCAGAGCAAAGAGCAGTGGGAGGCCATCCGCACACAGATTGGCACAGCACTTACACG ACGACTGAGCCAGAGGCCCACTGCTGAGGAACTGGAACAGAGGAACATTCTACAGC CCAAAAATGAAGCTGATCGACAGGCAGAAGTTCGGGAGATCAAACGCAGACTCACCAGAAAG CTAAGTCAGAGGCCAACAGTTGCTGAGTTACAGGCCAGAAAGATCCTGCGCTTCCACGAGTACGTGGAGGTCACACACGCTCAAGACTACGACCGTCGTGCTGACAAACCATGGACCAAACTCACACCTGCAGACAAG GCTGCGATCCGAAAGGAACTCAATGAGTTCAAAAGCTCTGAGATGGAAGTACATGAAGAAAGTAGAATTTATACAAG GTTTCACCGTCCATAA
- the phactr4b gene encoding phosphatase and actin regulator 4B isoform X2, producing the protein MACCFHTLRHGSWSPDDESSHQHNSTGSEGGDSTPPPKRKGKLSTLGKIFKPWKWRKKKSSEKFKETSEVLERKMSMRRPREELIEQGVLKELPENEADEAHGSKPLYVKNGHTLPVGGTSGSGSRGIEPVRPTADLQFRVNPERRGRDPCDADRRAMTSQDEGWRGGRAAVDEWKPSVGWQGEEIKHGGRIHTDAERKPGLIKAPSEDGRRTRPEADWKPSLPRHSSAEEGRGRRESDSSHYVPDPEALRDTLREPLPPKQSIMAPKWLMSSTAEPGTEALPHTPVHSPATSFSSSSVSSNSPSSSVSSAATKTLRTASSAGASVPLASSSTQSSTQGPVPSQPARQPPLPPPKPVNRTTNAAMLASTLQGGDPFPLYWSCWKREADYDVYLSLPVYLCRRAGGGRTAELTQVVGSVNPAPAKPSPPMPPKRTTPVTKRHTENSALPISSLPSILSLEDRANIPGGFPLPPPPPSPPLPTHIPPSPPRGHPHQLLHQHSYPHPLPDPLPVHFDPPSPQEELPTRQAPVPLHIMIQRALISPGAALPHLDASHRAHSLLFETPPEYQGSRPLPVTIQPLKMAEDDYSDEEEEEEEEEEDEEEEEEEEEDEDEPPPEHLPPPQTQPELEPRSRRCLVGDVNIRIMPEGSDSSEEEEREEDQQADESDSDGPVLYKEEESDEEEDSPPSSLASRVKRKDTLALKLSSRPSAPDRQAPERPTRMEYTGLSWQSKEQWEAIRTQIGTALTRRLSQRPTAEELEQRNILQPKNEADRQAEVREIKRRLTRKLSQRPTVAELQARKILRFHEYVEVTHAQDYDRRADKPWTKLTPADKAAIRKELNEFKSSEMEVHEESRIYTRFHRP; encoded by the exons CCTTCGACATGGCAGCTGGAGCCCAG ATGATGAAAGCAGCCACCAGCACAACAGCACAGGGAGTGAAGGGGGCGATAGCACTCCTCCCCCCAAGCGCAAGGGCAAGTTATCTACGCTGGGCAAGATCTTCAAACCGTGGAaatggaggaagaagaaaagcagtGAGAAGTTTAAGGAAACTTCAGAAG TTTTGGAAAGAAAGATGTCGATGAGAAGACCACGGGAGGAACTGATAGAGCAGGGAGTTCTGAAGGAGCTTCCTGAGAATG AGGCAGACGAGGCACATGGGTCCAAGCCCCTGTATGTGAAGAATGGCCACACGCTGCCTGTAGGGGGCACCAGTGGAAGTGGAAGTCGGGGTATTGAGCCTGTTCGGCCTACAGCTGATTTGCAATTTAGGGTCAATCCGGAGCGCAGGGGTCGTGACCCCTGTGATGCAGATCGACGGGCAATGACTAGCCAGGATGAGGGTTGGAGAGGCGGACGGGCTGCGGTAGATGAGTGGAAGCCGAGTGTGGGCTGGCAGGGAGAGGAAATAAAGCATGGAGGCAGAATCCACACAGACGCAGAGAGAAAGCCCGGTCTGATCAAAGCCCCATCAGAGGACGGCAGAAGAACTCGTCCTGAGGCCGACTGGAAGCCCAGCCTCCCCCGCCACTCATCCGCTGAAGAGGGCAGAGGAAGAAGAG AATCGGACAGCAGTCACTATGTTCCCGACCCCGAGGCTCTGAGGGACACCCTGCGAGAACCGCTGCCCCCGAAGCAGTCCATCATGGCCCCCAAATGGCTGATGAGCTCCACCGCAGAGCCTGGCACTGAAGCCTTGCCCCACACACCCGTCCACAGCCCTGCAACCtcattctcctcctcctctgtctcCTCCAACTCTCCGTCGTCCTCCGTCTCCAGCGCAGCCACAAAGACCCTGCGGACTGCCTCATCTGCTGGGGCCAGCGTGCCCCTGGCATCCTCCTCCACCCAGTCCTCCACCCAAGGACCAGTGCCATCACAGCCTGCGAGGCAGCCCCCTCTCCCTCCACCCAAACCAGTCAACCGCACCACCAACGCTGCCATGCTGG CTTCCACCCTTCAAGGGGGTGACCCCTTTCCCCTCTACTGGTCCTGCTGGAAGCGTGAGGCTGACTATGATGTCTACCTGTCCCTGCCCGTGTACTTATGCCGTCGGGCAGGAGGTGGGCGCACAG CTGAACTCACACAGGTTGTAGGAAGTGTCAACCCAGCTCCAGCTAAGCCGTCGCCGCCTATGCCCCCCAAGAGAACCACGCCGGTCACAAAGCGCCACACTGAGAACTCCGCCCTTCCCATCTCCTCCCTGCCCTCTATACTCTCTCTTGAGGACAGGGCAAACATCCCAGGAGGGTTCCCACTGCCCCCGCCTCCACCGTCCCCACCTCTCCCCACACACATCCCACCCTCCCCTCCTCGAGGACACCCCCACCAGCTCCTCCACCAACACTCCTACCCTCATCCTCTCCCCGATCCACTGCCTGTCCATTTTGACCCTCCTAGTCCGCAGGAAGAGCTGCCTACACGTCAAGCCCCAGTGCCCCTGCACATCATGATCCAGCGGGCACTGATCAGCCCCGGAGCTGCCCTCCCTCACCTGGACGCCTCCCACCGTGCCCACTCACTGCTGTTCGAAACCCCTCCAGAATACCAAGGATCTCGCCCGCTGCCGGTCACCATCCAgcctttaaaaat GGCTGAAGATGACTACTctgatgaagaagaggaggaggaagaagaggaagaagatgaagaagaggaggaggaggaggaggaggatgaagatgagccacctcctgaacacctccctcccCCTCAAACTCAGCCAGAGCTGGAGCCTCGCAGCCGCAGGTGCCTAGTGGGTGATGTGAACATCCGAATCATGCCAGAGGGATCAGACAGCagtgaggaagaggaaagagaggaagatCAGCAGGCTGATGAGAGTGATTCAGACGGCCCTGTGCTTTACAAAGAGGAGGAATCAGATGAAGAGGAAGACAGCCCACCTA GTAGTCTGGCCAGCAGGGTGAAGAGGAAGGACACTTTGGCTCTGAAGCTGAGCAGTCGGCCCTCAGCCCCAGACAGACAGGCTCCTGAGAGGCCGACCAGAATGGAGTACACAGGTCTGTCATGGCAGAGCAAAGAGCAGTGGGAGGCCATCCGCACACAGATTGGCACAGCACTTACACG ACGACTGAGCCAGAGGCCCACTGCTGAGGAACTGGAACAGAGGAACATTCTACAGC CCAAAAATGAAGCTGATCGACAGGCAGAAGTTCGGGAGATCAAACGCAGACTCACCAGAAAG CTAAGTCAGAGGCCAACAGTTGCTGAGTTACAGGCCAGAAAGATCCTGCGCTTCCACGAGTACGTGGAGGTCACACACGCTCAAGACTACGACCGTCGTGCTGACAAACCATGGACCAAACTCACACCTGCAGACAAG GCTGCGATCCGAAAGGAACTCAATGAGTTCAAAAGCTCTGAGATGGAAGTACATGAAGAAAGTAGAATTTATACAAG GTTTCACCGTCCATAA
- the phactr4b gene encoding phosphatase and actin regulator 4B isoform X4 yields MGQSFSLEIASQDTNTHTDDESSHQHNSTGSEGGDSTPPPKRKGKLSTLGKIFKPWKWRKKKSSEKFKETSEVLERKMSMRRPREELIEQGVLKELPENEADEAHGSKPLYVKNGHTLPVGGTSGSGSRGIEPVRPTADLQFRVNPERRGRDPCDADRRAMTSQDEGWRGGRAAVDEWKPSVGWQGEEIKHGGRIHTDAERKPGLIKAPSEDGRRTRPEADWKPSLPRHSSAEEGRGRRESDSSHYVPDPEALRDTLREPLPPKQSIMAPKWLMSSTAEPGTEALPHTPVHSPATSFSSSSVSSNSPSSSVSSAATKTLRTASSAGASVPLASSSTQSSTQGPVPSQPARQPPLPPPKPVNRTTNAAMLAELTQVVGSVNPAPAKPSPPMPPKRTTPVTKRHTENSALPISSLPSILSLEDRANIPGGFPLPPPPPSPPLPTHIPPSPPRGHPHQLLHQHSYPHPLPDPLPVHFDPPSPQEELPTRQAPVPLHIMIQRALISPGAALPHLDASHRAHSLLFETPPEYQGSRPLPVTIQPLKMAEDDYSDEEEEEEEEEEDEEEEEEEEEDEDEPPPEHLPPPQTQPELEPRSRRCLVGDVNIRIMPEGSDSSEEEEREEDQQADESDSDGPVLYKEEESDEEEDSPPSSLASRVKRKDTLALKLSSRPSAPDRQAPERPTRMEYTGLSWQSKEQWEAIRTQIGTALTRRLSQRPTAEELEQRNILQPKNEADRQAEVREIKRRLTRKLSQRPTVAELQARKILRFHEYVEVTHAQDYDRRADKPWTKLTPADKAAIRKELNEFKSSEMEVHEESRIYTRFHRP; encoded by the exons ATGATGAAAGCAGCCACCAGCACAACAGCACAGGGAGTGAAGGGGGCGATAGCACTCCTCCCCCCAAGCGCAAGGGCAAGTTATCTACGCTGGGCAAGATCTTCAAACCGTGGAaatggaggaagaagaaaagcagtGAGAAGTTTAAGGAAACTTCAGAAG TTTTGGAAAGAAAGATGTCGATGAGAAGACCACGGGAGGAACTGATAGAGCAGGGAGTTCTGAAGGAGCTTCCTGAGAATG AGGCAGACGAGGCACATGGGTCCAAGCCCCTGTATGTGAAGAATGGCCACACGCTGCCTGTAGGGGGCACCAGTGGAAGTGGAAGTCGGGGTATTGAGCCTGTTCGGCCTACAGCTGATTTGCAATTTAGGGTCAATCCGGAGCGCAGGGGTCGTGACCCCTGTGATGCAGATCGACGGGCAATGACTAGCCAGGATGAGGGTTGGAGAGGCGGACGGGCTGCGGTAGATGAGTGGAAGCCGAGTGTGGGCTGGCAGGGAGAGGAAATAAAGCATGGAGGCAGAATCCACACAGACGCAGAGAGAAAGCCCGGTCTGATCAAAGCCCCATCAGAGGACGGCAGAAGAACTCGTCCTGAGGCCGACTGGAAGCCCAGCCTCCCCCGCCACTCATCCGCTGAAGAGGGCAGAGGAAGAAGAG AATCGGACAGCAGTCACTATGTTCCCGACCCCGAGGCTCTGAGGGACACCCTGCGAGAACCGCTGCCCCCGAAGCAGTCCATCATGGCCCCCAAATGGCTGATGAGCTCCACCGCAGAGCCTGGCACTGAAGCCTTGCCCCACACACCCGTCCACAGCCCTGCAACCtcattctcctcctcctctgtctcCTCCAACTCTCCGTCGTCCTCCGTCTCCAGCGCAGCCACAAAGACCCTGCGGACTGCCTCATCTGCTGGGGCCAGCGTGCCCCTGGCATCCTCCTCCACCCAGTCCTCCACCCAAGGACCAGTGCCATCACAGCCTGCGAGGCAGCCCCCTCTCCCTCCACCCAAACCAGTCAACCGCACCACCAACGCTGCCATGCTGG CTGAACTCACACAGGTTGTAGGAAGTGTCAACCCAGCTCCAGCTAAGCCGTCGCCGCCTATGCCCCCCAAGAGAACCACGCCGGTCACAAAGCGCCACACTGAGAACTCCGCCCTTCCCATCTCCTCCCTGCCCTCTATACTCTCTCTTGAGGACAGGGCAAACATCCCAGGAGGGTTCCCACTGCCCCCGCCTCCACCGTCCCCACCTCTCCCCACACACATCCCACCCTCCCCTCCTCGAGGACACCCCCACCAGCTCCTCCACCAACACTCCTACCCTCATCCTCTCCCCGATCCACTGCCTGTCCATTTTGACCCTCCTAGTCCGCAGGAAGAGCTGCCTACACGTCAAGCCCCAGTGCCCCTGCACATCATGATCCAGCGGGCACTGATCAGCCCCGGAGCTGCCCTCCCTCACCTGGACGCCTCCCACCGTGCCCACTCACTGCTGTTCGAAACCCCTCCAGAATACCAAGGATCTCGCCCGCTGCCGGTCACCATCCAgcctttaaaaat GGCTGAAGATGACTACTctgatgaagaagaggaggaggaagaagaggaagaagatgaagaagaggaggaggaggaggaggaggatgaagatgagccacctcctgaacacctccctcccCCTCAAACTCAGCCAGAGCTGGAGCCTCGCAGCCGCAGGTGCCTAGTGGGTGATGTGAACATCCGAATCATGCCAGAGGGATCAGACAGCagtgaggaagaggaaagagaggaagatCAGCAGGCTGATGAGAGTGATTCAGACGGCCCTGTGCTTTACAAAGAGGAGGAATCAGATGAAGAGGAAGACAGCCCACCTA GTAGTCTGGCCAGCAGGGTGAAGAGGAAGGACACTTTGGCTCTGAAGCTGAGCAGTCGGCCCTCAGCCCCAGACAGACAGGCTCCTGAGAGGCCGACCAGAATGGAGTACACAGGTCTGTCATGGCAGAGCAAAGAGCAGTGGGAGGCCATCCGCACACAGATTGGCACAGCACTTACACG ACGACTGAGCCAGAGGCCCACTGCTGAGGAACTGGAACAGAGGAACATTCTACAGC CCAAAAATGAAGCTGATCGACAGGCAGAAGTTCGGGAGATCAAACGCAGACTCACCAGAAAG CTAAGTCAGAGGCCAACAGTTGCTGAGTTACAGGCCAGAAAGATCCTGCGCTTCCACGAGTACGTGGAGGTCACACACGCTCAAGACTACGACCGTCGTGCTGACAAACCATGGACCAAACTCACACCTGCAGACAAG GCTGCGATCCGAAAGGAACTCAATGAGTTCAAAAGCTCTGAGATGGAAGTACATGAAGAAAGTAGAATTTATACAAG GTTTCACCGTCCATAA
- the phactr4b gene encoding phosphatase and actin regulator 4B isoform X1 produces the protein MGQSFSLEIASQDTNTHTDDESSHQHNSTGSEGGDSTPPPKRKGKLSTLGKIFKPWKWRKKKSSEKFKETSEVLERKMSMRRPREELIEQGVLKELPENEADEAHGSKPLYVKNGHTLPVGGTSGSGSRGIEPVRPTADLQFRVNPERRGRDPCDADRRAMTSQDEGWRGGRAAVDEWKPSVGWQGEEIKHGGRIHTDAERKPGLIKAPSEDGRRTRPEADWKPSLPRHSSAEEGRGRRESDSSHYVPDPEALRDTLREPLPPKQSIMAPKWLMSSTAEPGTEALPHTPVHSPATSFSSSSVSSNSPSSSVSSAATKTLRTASSAGASVPLASSSTQSSTQGPVPSQPARQPPLPPPKPVNRTTNAAMLASTLQGGDPFPLYWSCWKREADYDVYLSLPVYLCRRAGGGRTAELTQVVGSVNPAPAKPSPPMPPKRTTPVTKRHTENSALPISSLPSILSLEDRANIPGGFPLPPPPPSPPLPTHIPPSPPRGHPHQLLHQHSYPHPLPDPLPVHFDPPSPQEELPTRQAPVPLHIMIQRALISPGAALPHLDASHRAHSLLFETPPEYQGSRPLPVTIQPLKMAEDDYSDEEEEEEEEEEDEEEEEEEEEDEDEPPPEHLPPPQTQPELEPRSRRCLVGDVNIRIMPEGSDSSEEEEREEDQQADESDSDGPVLYKEEESDEEEDSPPSSLASRVKRKDTLALKLSSRPSAPDRQAPERPTRMEYTGLSWQSKEQWEAIRTQIGTALTRRLSQRPTAEELEQRNILQPKNEADRQAEVREIKRRLTRKLSQRPTVAELQARKILRFHEYVEVTHAQDYDRRADKPWTKLTPADKAAIRKELNEFKSSEMEVHEESRIYTRFHRP, from the exons ATGATGAAAGCAGCCACCAGCACAACAGCACAGGGAGTGAAGGGGGCGATAGCACTCCTCCCCCCAAGCGCAAGGGCAAGTTATCTACGCTGGGCAAGATCTTCAAACCGTGGAaatggaggaagaagaaaagcagtGAGAAGTTTAAGGAAACTTCAGAAG TTTTGGAAAGAAAGATGTCGATGAGAAGACCACGGGAGGAACTGATAGAGCAGGGAGTTCTGAAGGAGCTTCCTGAGAATG AGGCAGACGAGGCACATGGGTCCAAGCCCCTGTATGTGAAGAATGGCCACACGCTGCCTGTAGGGGGCACCAGTGGAAGTGGAAGTCGGGGTATTGAGCCTGTTCGGCCTACAGCTGATTTGCAATTTAGGGTCAATCCGGAGCGCAGGGGTCGTGACCCCTGTGATGCAGATCGACGGGCAATGACTAGCCAGGATGAGGGTTGGAGAGGCGGACGGGCTGCGGTAGATGAGTGGAAGCCGAGTGTGGGCTGGCAGGGAGAGGAAATAAAGCATGGAGGCAGAATCCACACAGACGCAGAGAGAAAGCCCGGTCTGATCAAAGCCCCATCAGAGGACGGCAGAAGAACTCGTCCTGAGGCCGACTGGAAGCCCAGCCTCCCCCGCCACTCATCCGCTGAAGAGGGCAGAGGAAGAAGAG AATCGGACAGCAGTCACTATGTTCCCGACCCCGAGGCTCTGAGGGACACCCTGCGAGAACCGCTGCCCCCGAAGCAGTCCATCATGGCCCCCAAATGGCTGATGAGCTCCACCGCAGAGCCTGGCACTGAAGCCTTGCCCCACACACCCGTCCACAGCCCTGCAACCtcattctcctcctcctctgtctcCTCCAACTCTCCGTCGTCCTCCGTCTCCAGCGCAGCCACAAAGACCCTGCGGACTGCCTCATCTGCTGGGGCCAGCGTGCCCCTGGCATCCTCCTCCACCCAGTCCTCCACCCAAGGACCAGTGCCATCACAGCCTGCGAGGCAGCCCCCTCTCCCTCCACCCAAACCAGTCAACCGCACCACCAACGCTGCCATGCTGG CTTCCACCCTTCAAGGGGGTGACCCCTTTCCCCTCTACTGGTCCTGCTGGAAGCGTGAGGCTGACTATGATGTCTACCTGTCCCTGCCCGTGTACTTATGCCGTCGGGCAGGAGGTGGGCGCACAG CTGAACTCACACAGGTTGTAGGAAGTGTCAACCCAGCTCCAGCTAAGCCGTCGCCGCCTATGCCCCCCAAGAGAACCACGCCGGTCACAAAGCGCCACACTGAGAACTCCGCCCTTCCCATCTCCTCCCTGCCCTCTATACTCTCTCTTGAGGACAGGGCAAACATCCCAGGAGGGTTCCCACTGCCCCCGCCTCCACCGTCCCCACCTCTCCCCACACACATCCCACCCTCCCCTCCTCGAGGACACCCCCACCAGCTCCTCCACCAACACTCCTACCCTCATCCTCTCCCCGATCCACTGCCTGTCCATTTTGACCCTCCTAGTCCGCAGGAAGAGCTGCCTACACGTCAAGCCCCAGTGCCCCTGCACATCATGATCCAGCGGGCACTGATCAGCCCCGGAGCTGCCCTCCCTCACCTGGACGCCTCCCACCGTGCCCACTCACTGCTGTTCGAAACCCCTCCAGAATACCAAGGATCTCGCCCGCTGCCGGTCACCATCCAgcctttaaaaat GGCTGAAGATGACTACTctgatgaagaagaggaggaggaagaagaggaagaagatgaagaagaggaggaggaggaggaggaggatgaagatgagccacctcctgaacacctccctcccCCTCAAACTCAGCCAGAGCTGGAGCCTCGCAGCCGCAGGTGCCTAGTGGGTGATGTGAACATCCGAATCATGCCAGAGGGATCAGACAGCagtgaggaagaggaaagagaggaagatCAGCAGGCTGATGAGAGTGATTCAGACGGCCCTGTGCTTTACAAAGAGGAGGAATCAGATGAAGAGGAAGACAGCCCACCTA GTAGTCTGGCCAGCAGGGTGAAGAGGAAGGACACTTTGGCTCTGAAGCTGAGCAGTCGGCCCTCAGCCCCAGACAGACAGGCTCCTGAGAGGCCGACCAGAATGGAGTACACAGGTCTGTCATGGCAGAGCAAAGAGCAGTGGGAGGCCATCCGCACACAGATTGGCACAGCACTTACACG ACGACTGAGCCAGAGGCCCACTGCTGAGGAACTGGAACAGAGGAACATTCTACAGC CCAAAAATGAAGCTGATCGACAGGCAGAAGTTCGGGAGATCAAACGCAGACTCACCAGAAAG CTAAGTCAGAGGCCAACAGTTGCTGAGTTACAGGCCAGAAAGATCCTGCGCTTCCACGAGTACGTGGAGGTCACACACGCTCAAGACTACGACCGTCGTGCTGACAAACCATGGACCAAACTCACACCTGCAGACAAG GCTGCGATCCGAAAGGAACTCAATGAGTTCAAAAGCTCTGAGATGGAAGTACATGAAGAAAGTAGAATTTATACAAG GTTTCACCGTCCATAA